One Bradyrhizobium zhanjiangense DNA segment encodes these proteins:
- a CDS encoding uroporphyrinogen-III synthase, with product MSILVTRPHPDNEATAESLRARGHVVLLAPVLKFEPVAFHDESETNYNGVIVTSANAIRGVTAQLRDLGLLELPLFAVGEHTATAARDAGFADVIVAGGDAAALRDKVVQSARDKVLKKKSTLLYLAGADLSRDLGNELGAEGFNVVTQTTYRMAPVKLLPREVCDGFAAHGIEAVLHYSRRSARAFLDAARDEGVEISALAIPQCCLSETVAGVLREAGASQVLVAATPDENALFDTLERALRTRLA from the coding sequence ATGTCCATTCTTGTCACACGACCGCATCCCGACAATGAGGCGACGGCGGAGAGTTTGCGCGCGCGGGGGCATGTGGTGCTGCTTGCGCCGGTGCTCAAGTTCGAGCCGGTCGCCTTTCATGACGAGAGCGAGACGAACTATAACGGCGTCATCGTTACATCGGCCAATGCAATCCGTGGCGTCACAGCGCAATTGCGGGACCTTGGTTTGTTGGAGCTGCCACTGTTTGCGGTCGGCGAGCACACGGCTACTGCGGCACGCGACGCCGGCTTTGCCGACGTGATCGTCGCCGGTGGCGATGCGGCGGCCTTGCGCGACAAGGTGGTGCAGAGTGCACGCGACAAGGTGCTGAAGAAAAAGAGCACGCTGCTTTACCTGGCGGGTGCGGATCTGTCGCGTGACCTCGGCAACGAGCTCGGCGCCGAAGGATTCAATGTGGTCACGCAGACCACCTATCGCATGGCTCCGGTCAAGTTGCTGCCGCGCGAAGTTTGCGACGGCTTTGCCGCCCATGGGATTGAGGCGGTGCTGCACTATTCCCGGCGCAGCGCGCGGGCGTTTCTGGATGCGGCGCGGGACGAAGGTGTCGAAATCTCGGCGCTGGCGATACCGCAATGCTGCCTGTCCGAGACGGTTGCCGGCGTGCTGCGCGAAGCCGGCGCGTCGCAGGTTCTGGTGGCGGCGACGCCGGACGAAAATGCCCTATTCGACACCTTGGAGCGTGCTTTGCGCACCCGTTTGGCGTAA
- a CDS encoding adenylate/guanylate cyclase domain-containing protein, producing MQLSPTLAWLVDAASDSPGADRLLAELGAHLVADGVPLAAGALTLEVPHPLIAKRTWLWRADSRRVIEALGFAPGGLAPDPPNDAGRRWLRDIAGGEVHEDIVGRPDGPQLGWIGPRPFTADEIEQLRQAARFAATPLAVLAARATLRATLDAYLGKRSAERVLAAPLRRDLGETIQAALLYADLRNFTSLSETNPPADVIAALDAWFDRIAGAVHAFGGEVLKFIGDGVLAIFPVIEASPRRACDAALRAAGAAEAGMVYLNAERRGQGLPPLAFGAALHLGEMLWGNIGAANRLDFTAIGPAVNLASRLEGLCKPLGRTVLVSGALAAETDTPLIALGSHSLRGIAAPCEVFALPETQARTS from the coding sequence ATGCAGCTCTCTCCGACGCTCGCCTGGCTTGTCGACGCCGCCTCAGATAGTCCTGGGGCGGACCGCCTGCTTGCGGAACTCGGCGCCCATCTGGTTGCTGATGGCGTGCCGCTTGCGGCGGGCGCCCTGACGCTGGAGGTGCCGCACCCGCTGATCGCGAAGCGGACCTGGTTGTGGCGCGCCGATAGCCGTCGGGTGATCGAAGCGCTCGGCTTTGCGCCGGGCGGGCTGGCACCGGACCCGCCCAACGATGCCGGCCGCCGCTGGCTGCGCGACATTGCGGGCGGTGAGGTGCATGAAGATATCGTCGGACGGCCCGATGGGCCGCAGCTCGGTTGGATCGGGCCGCGCCCGTTCACCGCAGATGAAATCGAGCAGCTGCGCCAAGCCGCACGTTTTGCCGCGACGCCGCTCGCCGTGCTCGCCGCGCGTGCCACGCTGCGGGCGACGCTGGACGCCTATCTCGGCAAGCGCAGTGCGGAGCGGGTGCTGGCGGCGCCGCTGCGACGCGATCTCGGCGAGACCATTCAAGCCGCATTGCTCTATGCCGACTTGCGCAACTTCACCAGCTTGTCGGAGACCAATCCGCCGGCCGATGTCATCGCGGCGCTCGATGCATGGTTCGACCGGATCGCCGGCGCCGTTCACGCCTTCGGCGGCGAGGTGCTGAAATTCATCGGCGACGGCGTACTCGCGATCTTTCCCGTGATCGAGGCGTCGCCCCGCCGCGCCTGCGATGCCGCTCTGCGCGCGGCAGGCGCGGCCGAAGCCGGGATGGTGTATCTCAACGCGGAGCGCCGCGGCCAGGGCTTGCCGCCGCTCGCGTTCGGTGCCGCCCTCCATCTCGGCGAGATGCTCTGGGGCAATATCGGCGCCGCCAACCGGCTCGATTTCACGGCGATCGGTCCCGCCGTCAATCTCGCCAGTCGGCTCGAAGGACTATGCAAGCCGTTGGGGCGGACCGTGCTCGTATCGGGCGCGCTCGCCGCAGAGACGGATACGCCCCTCATCGCGCTCGGATCGCATTCGCTGCGCGGCATTGCCGCGCCATGCGAGGTTTTTGCGCTGCCGGAGACGCAAGCTCGGACGTCGTAG
- a CDS encoding NAD(P)H-dependent glycerol-3-phosphate dehydrogenase, giving the protein MTAFDSITVIGAGAWGTALATVAARAGRNVTLWARNAEHATRIAATRDNPRLPGVRIAPEIVVTSDLALAARADMLLIATPAQHLRGAVNLLASRIAKPVPVVACAKGIEHGTHKFMTEVIAEAAPGAQPAILSGPSFADDVARRLPTAVTLAAKEEALASGLVQALGSATFRPYHSTDIRGVEIGGAAKNVLAIAVGIAVGRKLGASAQAALTTRGFAELTRLGRALGARSETLTGLSGLGDLILTCSSPQSRNFALGLALGRGENPPAGKLAEGESTAPVLIELAASQNIEMPVSEAVASILSGRSTIDAAISGLLTRPFKAEE; this is encoded by the coding sequence ATGACCGCGTTCGACTCCATCACAGTGATCGGAGCAGGCGCCTGGGGCACGGCGCTGGCAACTGTGGCGGCACGGGCAGGACGGAACGTGACGCTGTGGGCGCGCAATGCCGAACATGCGACGCGGATTGCCGCGACGCGCGACAATCCGCGGCTGCCCGGCGTGCGGATCGCTCCTGAGATCGTTGTGACGAGCGATCTGGCGCTCGCCGCGCGTGCCGATATGCTGCTGATCGCAACGCCTGCGCAGCACTTGCGCGGCGCGGTCAACCTGCTGGCCTCGCGCATTGCAAAGCCGGTCCCCGTCGTCGCCTGCGCCAAGGGCATCGAGCACGGCACCCACAAATTCATGACTGAGGTGATCGCCGAAGCCGCACCGGGCGCGCAGCCGGCGATCCTGTCCGGCCCGAGCTTTGCCGACGATGTCGCGCGCCGCCTGCCGACCGCGGTAACGCTGGCCGCGAAGGAAGAAGCGCTGGCCAGCGGCCTGGTGCAGGCGCTCGGCTCGGCGACATTCCGTCCCTATCATTCCACTGATATCAGAGGTGTCGAGATCGGCGGCGCGGCCAAGAACGTGCTGGCGATTGCGGTCGGCATCGCGGTCGGGCGCAAGCTCGGTGCCTCGGCCCAGGCCGCGCTGACGACCCGCGGCTTTGCCGAGCTGACACGCCTCGGTCGCGCGCTTGGTGCGCGCAGCGAGACGCTCACGGGCCTGTCCGGGCTCGGCGATCTCATTCTGACCTGTTCGAGCCCGCAATCACGTAATTTCGCGCTGGGCCTCGCGCTGGGCCGCGGCGAGAACCCGCCCGCGGGCAAGCTTGCCGAGGGCGAGTCCACCGCGCCGGTGCTGATCGAGCTTGCGGCTTCGCAAAACATCGAGATGCCGGTATCAGAAGCGGTCGCTTCGATCCTGAGCGGCCGGAGCACGATTGACGCCGCGATCTCGGGGCTGTTGACGCGCCCCTTCAAGGCAGAGGAATGA
- a CDS encoding MFS transporter, translating into MTEQTNRQRIAAEGITAPLRYTVFRRIWLASLLSNLGLLIQGVGAAWAMTQMAASADKVALVQTALMLPIMLISMPAGAIADMYDRRIVTLVSLSIALTGATALTILAGLKLITPETLLAFCFVVGSGNALFGPAWQSSVSEQVPPDALPSAVALNGISYNIARSFGPAVGGVIVAAAGAVAAFACNAVLYLPLLVVLLLWRRSTEPSRLPREKLNRAMVSGFRYITNSPPIKIVLLRTLVMGLIGGAVMALMPLVARDLLHGGAQTYGIMLGAFGMGAVVGALNIHELRKRMSGEAAIRACTISMAFAMAALALSTEPVLTATALVLAGAVWMAAVALFNIGVQLSAPRWVAGRSLAAFQASISGGIAIGAWGWGHLTDYAGVEVALLVAAGLMLISPLIGIWLAMPRVGARNEDAEVLADPEVKLSLTGRSGPLVVEIEYRVSRENARAFHNVMQDVQLSRQRNGAYGWSIARDIADPELWTERYHCPTWLDYLRQRNRSTQSERALHQQAIDFHIGPEPVRIRRMLERPFGSVRWKEETPDRANSEVLPVVATAAGSST; encoded by the coding sequence ATGACCGAGCAGACGAACCGCCAGAGAATTGCCGCCGAGGGCATCACCGCACCTCTGCGATACACCGTGTTCCGGCGCATCTGGCTCGCTAGCCTGCTCTCCAATCTCGGCCTCCTGATCCAGGGCGTCGGTGCCGCCTGGGCGATGACGCAGATGGCGGCCTCCGCCGACAAGGTGGCGCTGGTGCAGACCGCGCTGATGTTACCGATCATGCTGATTTCGATGCCGGCCGGCGCCATCGCCGATATGTATGACCGCCGCATCGTCACCCTGGTCTCGCTGTCGATCGCGCTGACCGGCGCCACCGCGCTCACCATCCTGGCCGGGCTCAAGCTGATCACGCCGGAAACGCTGCTGGCGTTCTGCTTCGTCGTCGGCAGCGGCAATGCATTGTTTGGACCTGCCTGGCAGTCCTCGGTCAGCGAGCAGGTGCCGCCCGATGCGCTGCCGTCCGCGGTGGCGCTGAACGGCATCAGCTACAACATCGCGCGCAGCTTCGGTCCTGCGGTCGGCGGCGTCATCGTCGCCGCGGCCGGCGCAGTCGCCGCGTTTGCCTGCAACGCGGTCCTCTATCTGCCGCTGCTCGTGGTGCTGCTGCTCTGGCGGCGCAGCACCGAACCCTCGCGCCTGCCGCGGGAAAAGCTCAACCGCGCCATGGTCTCCGGCTTCCGCTACATCACCAACTCGCCGCCGATCAAGATCGTGCTGTTGCGCACGCTGGTGATGGGCCTGATCGGCGGCGCCGTGATGGCGCTGATGCCGCTGGTCGCGCGCGACCTCTTGCATGGCGGCGCGCAGACCTACGGCATCATGCTGGGCGCGTTCGGCATGGGCGCGGTGGTCGGCGCGCTCAACATCCATGAATTGCGCAAGCGCATGAGCGGCGAGGCGGCGATCCGCGCCTGCACCATCTCGATGGCGTTTGCGATGGCCGCGCTCGCCTTGAGCACGGAGCCGGTGCTGACGGCAACCGCGCTGGTGCTGGCCGGCGCGGTCTGGATGGCCGCGGTGGCGCTGTTCAACATCGGCGTGCAGCTCTCGGCGCCGCGCTGGGTCGCGGGTCGCTCGCTTGCGGCGTTCCAGGCCTCAATTTCGGGCGGCATCGCGATTGGCGCCTGGGGCTGGGGCCATCTCACCGACTATGCCGGGGTCGAGGTCGCGCTCCTGGTCGCGGCCGGACTGATGCTGATCTCGCCGCTGATCGGCATCTGGCTGGCGATGCCACGCGTCGGCGCGCGCAACGAGGATGCCGAGGTGCTGGCCGATCCCGAGGTGAAGCTGTCGCTGACCGGCCGCAGCGGGCCCTTGGTGGTCGAGATCGAATACCGGGTGAGCCGGGAGAATGCCCGCGCCTTCCACAATGTGATGCAGGACGTGCAGCTCTCCCGGCAGCGCAACGGCGCCTATGGCTGGTCGATCGCGCGCGACATCGCCGATCCGGAATTATGGACCGAGCGCTATCATTGTCCGACCTGGCTCGACTACTTACGCCAGCGCAACCGCTCGACCCAATCCGAACGCGCGCTGCATCAGCAAGCGATCGATTTCCACATCGGCCCCGAACCGGTACGGATCCGGCGCATGCTGGAACGTCCGTTCGGCTCGGTGCGCTGGAAGGAGGAGACGCCGGACCGCGCCAATAGCGAAGTGCTGCCGGTGGTCGCGACTGCGGCGGGGAGCAGCACGTAA
- a CDS encoding cysteine rich repeat-containing protein has translation MARFLFIIPLLLCASSAFAQQQPGHDACARDVSRFCRAVMNNGDGAVLACLKQNRTRLSKGCDKVLSDHGQ, from the coding sequence ATGGCCAGATTTCTTTTCATTATTCCTTTGCTGCTGTGCGCATCGAGCGCGTTCGCGCAGCAGCAGCCCGGCCACGATGCCTGCGCGCGTGATGTCAGCCGCTTCTGCCGCGCCGTGATGAACAATGGCGATGGCGCCGTGCTCGCCTGCCTGAAGCAGAACCGCACCCGGCTGAGCAAAGGCTGCGACAAGGTGCTGTCGGATCACGGGCAGTAG
- a CDS encoding heme biosynthesis HemY N-terminal domain-containing protein — protein sequence MLRIVLFLILIALAAAGGAWVADQPGDLVLTWGGLRATTTFPGFVLGLGIFATAIVLVWSILTMIWRTPGRLRRRRHEKRHARGRHAITHGLLAIGHGDTALARRHAEAARRHAPNDPLALLLHAQSAQLEGNRDEAQRVFRAMAEREDTRLLGLRGLFIEAQRADDAIGAVMIAEEAIKLSPSSTWASQAVLGFRCARGDWSGALAILDSNLSAGLINKQTYRRQRGVLLTARALELETMDRDVARESVMEAIKLAPTLVPAAVLAAKFESEAHQVRRAMKLVEAAWLTNPHPDLADAYAHVKLGDSARQRLQRVETLAAKTPADKAGQIEGQLAIARAAIDASEFARAREALAPYVNDPTQRVALLMAEIERTEHGDGGRARAWTLRAVRARHDPAWTADGYVSDRWRPVSPVTGRLDAFQWQTPVASLPSDKGATIESSAFEEAMLAAPPPKRVTAAASEAPVEPPVAAPVPAPAAQDNSPPPAKEPAKEAVREAAKEEPTVTHSEPADPAPAPVESSPPAATPVFRSRADLGKPGSAPIPAVIPIVRAPDDPGIDDEGPSDEFTEQIGTPKAQAGGWRGFWSRWGA from the coding sequence ATGCTTCGCATCGTCCTCTTTCTCATTCTGATCGCACTGGCGGCGGCCGGCGGAGCCTGGGTTGCCGATCAGCCCGGCGATTTGGTCCTGACCTGGGGCGGTCTCCGTGCCACGACGACGTTTCCCGGGTTCGTGCTCGGGCTCGGCATCTTCGCAACCGCAATCGTGCTGGTCTGGAGCATCCTGACCATGATCTGGCGCACGCCGGGGCGTTTGCGCCGCCGTCGTCATGAGAAGCGCCACGCCCGCGGCCGACACGCCATCACCCACGGCCTGCTCGCGATCGGTCATGGCGACACCGCGCTCGCCCGTCGGCATGCGGAAGCGGCGCGGCGGCATGCGCCGAACGATCCGCTCGCGCTGCTCTTGCACGCGCAGTCGGCGCAGCTCGAAGGCAATCGCGACGAAGCGCAGCGCGTCTTCCGCGCCATGGCCGAGCGTGAGGACACGCGGCTGCTCGGCCTGCGCGGCCTGTTCATCGAGGCGCAGCGCGCCGACGATGCGATTGGCGCCGTGATGATCGCGGAGGAAGCCATCAAATTGTCGCCGTCCTCGACCTGGGCCTCGCAGGCGGTGCTCGGCTTCCGCTGCGCGCGCGGCGACTGGAGCGGCGCGCTCGCGATCCTCGATTCGAATCTGTCAGCTGGCCTGATCAACAAACAGACCTATCGCCGGCAGCGCGGCGTCCTGCTTACCGCGCGCGCGCTGGAATTGGAAACCATGGACCGCGACGTCGCGCGCGAGAGCGTGATGGAGGCGATCAAGCTCGCACCGACCCTGGTGCCGGCCGCGGTGCTCGCCGCGAAATTCGAGAGCGAGGCGCATCAGGTGCGCCGCGCCATGAAGCTGGTCGAGGCCGCCTGGCTCACCAATCCGCATCCCGATCTCGCGGATGCCTATGCCCATGTGAAGCTCGGCGATTCCGCGCGGCAGCGCTTGCAGCGGGTCGAGACGCTCGCGGCCAAAACGCCTGCCGACAAGGCAGGTCAGATCGAGGGCCAGCTCGCGATCGCTCGCGCTGCGATCGATGCCTCCGAGTTCGCCCGCGCGCGCGAGGCGCTCGCGCCTTACGTCAACGATCCGACCCAACGCGTCGCGCTGCTGATGGCCGAGATCGAACGCACCGAGCATGGCGACGGCGGCCGTGCCCGCGCCTGGACCTTGCGCGCGGTGCGGGCCCGCCACGATCCGGCCTGGACTGCGGACGGCTATGTCAGCGACCGCTGGCGTCCGGTCTCCCCGGTCACCGGCCGTCTCGATGCGTTCCAGTGGCAGACGCCGGTCGCGAGCCTGCCTTCGGATAAGGGCGCCACGATCGAATCCTCGGCCTTCGAGGAGGCCATGCTGGCGGCCCCACCGCCGAAGCGGGTGACGGCGGCTGCCAGCGAAGCTCCGGTGGAACCGCCGGTGGCAGCCCCAGTGCCGGCGCCGGCCGCCCAGGACAATTCGCCCCCTCCGGCCAAGGAACCTGCCAAGGAAGCTGTCAGGGAAGCTGCCAAGGAAGAGCCGACGGTCACGCATTCGGAGCCGGCTGATCCGGCCCCCGCGCCCGTCGAATCATCGCCGCCCGCGGCAACGCCGGTGTTCCGGAGCCGGGCCGACCTCGGCAAACCCGGATCGGCCCCCATCCCTGCCGTGATCCCGATCGTCCGCGCGCCTGACGATCCCGGGATCGACGACGAGGGCCCGAGCGATGAATTTACGGAACAAATCGGCACGCCCAAGGCCCAGGCCGGCGGTTGGCGCGGATTCTGGTCCCGCTGGGGCGCGTGA
- the tsaD gene encoding tRNA (adenosine(37)-N6)-threonylcarbamoyltransferase complex transferase subunit TsaD: protein MLVLGIETTCDETAAAVIERAPDGSGKILSNIVRSQVEEHARFGGVVPEIAARAHVDLLDGIIDRAMSEAGVGFAQLGGVAAAAGPGLIGGVIVGLTTAKAIAMVHDTPLIAVNHLEAHALTPRLTDGIEFPYCLFLASGGHTQIVAVTGVGQYVRLGTTVDDAIGEAFDKVAKMLGLLYPGGPQVERAAASGDAMRFAFPRPMQGRPDANFSLSGLKTAVRNEASRIAELTPQDISDLCASFQAAVLDSTADRLSVGLKLFREQFGGPRALVAAGGVAANQAIRGALLDVAQQAGTQLIMPPPALCTDNGAMIAWAGAERLALGMTDTMEAQPRARWLLDANATAPAGYGNTRAGF from the coding sequence ATGCTGGTATTGGGCATCGAAACCACCTGCGACGAAACCGCCGCGGCCGTGATCGAGCGTGCGCCTGACGGCAGCGGCAAGATCCTGTCCAACATCGTGCGGTCGCAGGTCGAGGAGCACGCACGCTTCGGCGGCGTGGTGCCGGAGATCGCCGCCCGCGCCCATGTCGATCTGCTCGACGGCATCATCGACCGCGCCATGAGTGAGGCCGGCGTCGGCTTCGCCCAGCTGGGCGGTGTCGCCGCGGCGGCGGGGCCGGGGCTGATCGGCGGCGTCATCGTCGGGCTCACCACCGCCAAGGCGATCGCGATGGTGCACGACACTCCGCTGATCGCGGTGAACCATCTGGAGGCGCATGCGCTGACGCCGCGTCTCACCGACGGGATCGAATTCCCCTATTGCCTGTTCCTCGCCTCGGGCGGACATACCCAGATCGTCGCCGTCACTGGCGTCGGCCAGTATGTGCGGCTCGGCACCACGGTCGACGACGCCATTGGCGAGGCCTTCGACAAGGTCGCGAAGATGCTGGGCCTGCTCTATCCCGGCGGTCCGCAGGTCGAGCGTGCGGCGGCAAGCGGCGATGCGATGCGCTTCGCTTTCCCACGCCCGATGCAGGGGCGCCCCGATGCCAATTTCTCGCTGTCGGGCTTGAAGACGGCGGTCCGCAACGAAGCGAGCCGCATCGCCGAGCTCACGCCGCAGGACATCAGCGACCTCTGCGCGAGCTTTCAAGCCGCCGTGCTGGATTCGACGGCGGACCGGTTGAGCGTCGGTCTAAAACTTTTCCGCGAGCAGTTCGGCGGGCCACGCGCACTCGTGGCCGCCGGCGGCGTTGCCGCCAATCAGGCGATCCGCGGCGCCCTGCTCGATGTCGCGCAGCAAGCTGGGACCCAGCTGATCATGCCGCCGCCCGCGCTCTGCACCGACAACGGCGCGATGATCGCCTGGGCCGGCGCCGAGCGCCTCGCGCTCGGCATGACAGACACGATGGAGGCGCAGCCCCGCGCACGCTGGCTGCTCGACGCCAACGCGACGGCACCGGCAGGTTACGGCAACACGCGGGCAGGATTCTAG
- a CDS encoding EVE domain-containing protein, translating to MAYWLVKSEPSVWSWDQQVAKGAKGEAWTGVRNFTARQNLVAMKKGDKAFFYHSNEGKEIVGIAEIIKEAYPDPTDKTEKFVCVDIKADKPLKTPVTMAAIKAEKKLADMALVKYSRLSVQPVTAEEWKLVCKMGGI from the coding sequence ATGGCGTACTGGCTGGTGAAATCCGAACCTTCGGTGTGGTCCTGGGACCAGCAGGTGGCGAAGGGCGCCAAGGGCGAAGCCTGGACCGGCGTGCGCAACTTCACCGCACGCCAGAACCTCGTTGCGATGAAGAAGGGCGACAAGGCGTTCTTCTATCATTCCAACGAGGGCAAGGAGATCGTCGGCATCGCGGAGATCATCAAGGAGGCCTATCCGGACCCGACCGACAAGACGGAGAAATTCGTCTGCGTCGACATCAAGGCCGACAAGCCCTTGAAGACGCCGGTGACGATGGCCGCGATCAAGGCCGAGAAGAAGCTCGCAGACATGGCGCTGGTGAAATATTCGCGCCTGTCGGTGCAGCCGGTGACGGCGGAGGAGTGGAAGCTCGTCTGCAAGATGGGTGGGATCTAG
- a CDS encoding COG4223 family protein — protein MVDDKPEDAGLAPDSGRAKRTPPTIDLEATEVSTQPPQAAGEPEAQAAPERAETESSQSEQVKSEPADAEPERDEAPATVASAPVSPPISPWVVAPLSGAVAAAVVIAVGWMLGWPAVQAPPAAPQVTSATVDALSGRVAAVEAKAAKPVADPATAARIDALEKSVGSLRSDIANLRAQSDKAANALNDVKSAPSAAAPDLSALNDRIAQLERAGRTERAELAQQGEKIADAKTMDDKPLRHVVAAALLDVAVRHGDPYQQQLAAARSLAAKPDMLKPLDIFASSGIPTPVALSRELLNIVPKLSPPAETQTGGSGIVERLQAGASKLVRIERTDGVGNDRGAIVTRVTAAALRNDFAEARRELKALPEADRTAAQVWLDKADARDAALAASRKFADDAMADLAKSDPVKPAQ, from the coding sequence ATGGTCGATGACAAGCCTGAAGACGCAGGATTGGCCCCCGACAGCGGTCGTGCCAAGCGCACCCCGCCCACCATCGACCTCGAGGCGACCGAAGTCTCGACCCAGCCGCCGCAGGCGGCGGGCGAGCCCGAGGCTCAGGCGGCGCCGGAGCGCGCCGAGACCGAGTCGTCACAATCCGAGCAGGTCAAGTCCGAGCCGGCGGATGCTGAGCCGGAGCGCGATGAGGCGCCGGCCACCGTTGCATCCGCGCCCGTCTCTCCGCCGATTTCACCCTGGGTCGTTGCTCCGCTCTCCGGCGCTGTCGCAGCGGCAGTCGTGATCGCGGTCGGCTGGATGCTGGGCTGGCCCGCCGTGCAGGCGCCGCCTGCCGCACCGCAAGTCACGAGCGCGACGGTCGATGCGCTCAGCGGCCGCGTTGCCGCGGTCGAAGCCAAGGCCGCCAAGCCGGTCGCCGATCCGGCGACGGCGGCGCGGATCGACGCGCTGGAGAAGTCCGTCGGCAGCCTGCGCAGCGACATCGCCAATTTGCGCGCGCAGTCCGACAAGGCGGCGAATGCACTGAACGACGTGAAGTCGGCTCCAAGCGCTGCCGCGCCCGATCTTAGCGCTCTCAACGACCGCATCGCGCAGCTCGAACGCGCCGGCAGGACCGAGCGGGCCGAGCTCGCGCAGCAGGGCGAGAAGATCGCCGACGCCAAGACGATGGACGACAAGCCGCTGCGCCATGTGGTGGCGGCGGCCCTGCTCGACGTCGCCGTTCGTCATGGCGATCCCTATCAACAGCAACTGGCCGCGGCGCGGTCACTGGCGGCCAAGCCCGATATGCTGAAGCCGCTCGACATCTTTGCTTCCTCCGGCATCCCGACGCCGGTCGCGCTGAGCCGCGAGCTTCTCAACATCGTGCCGAAATTGTCGCCGCCGGCGGAAACCCAGACCGGCGGCAGCGGTATCGTCGAGCGCCTCCAGGCCGGCGCATCGAAGCTCGTCCGCATCGAACGCACCGACGGCGTCGGCAATGATCGCGGTGCGATCGTGACGCGTGTCACCGCGGCGGCGCTACGCAACGATTTTGCGGAAGCACGTCGCGAGCTGAAGGCGCTGCCGGAGGCCGATCGCACCGCGGCGCAAGTCTGGCTCGACAAGGCCGATGCCCGCGACGCCGCGCTCGCCGCGTCCCGCAAATTCGCCGACGATGCCATGGCGGATCTCGCCAAATCTGATCCGGTCAAGCCTGCTCAATAA
- a CDS encoding polysaccharide deacetylase family protein, which yields MRNALGLMLASVVAAVVIAAGGWFYYSARADQGAPKTVAARAADPLPAPAKLAAKDDVETTAAIAAKPAGAAPAPAPAPAMPVQQKQACANPNALGVARVVEIDTTGGPGFGFEHFKQFDFLTEKEVVLTFDDGPWPINTPAVLKALADECTKGLFFSVGKHATYHPEILRQVLAQGHTVGTHTWSHVNLNSKKMTEQQVKDEVEKGFSAVRFALGTNPAPFFRFPQLQHNPAMVTYFGTRNVAMFSTDIDSFDFRKGATPEKIVETVMTRLDKLGKGIILMHDFQKHTGEALPALLARLKAGGYKVVQMKAKTTFQTLPEYDEALLKDLKVPTSSARPIGSVVQTVSQ from the coding sequence ATGCGTAATGCGTTGGGCCTGATGCTGGCCAGTGTAGTTGCGGCGGTCGTGATTGCCGCCGGCGGTTGGTTTTATTATTCCGCGCGCGCCGATCAGGGCGCCCCCAAGACAGTTGCCGCCCGTGCCGCCGATCCATTGCCGGCACCGGCGAAGCTCGCTGCCAAGGATGACGTCGAGACCACCGCGGCGATCGCGGCCAAGCCAGCGGGAGCTGCTCCGGCACCTGCGCCCGCTCCCGCCATGCCGGTGCAGCAGAAACAGGCCTGCGCCAATCCGAACGCGCTGGGCGTTGCCCGGGTGGTCGAGATCGACACCACAGGCGGTCCCGGCTTCGGCTTCGAGCACTTCAAGCAGTTCGACTTCCTCACTGAAAAGGAGGTCGTGCTGACCTTCGACGACGGTCCGTGGCCGATCAACACGCCCGCCGTGCTGAAGGCGCTTGCGGATGAATGCACCAAGGGCCTGTTTTTCTCGGTCGGCAAGCACGCGACCTATCATCCGGAGATCCTGCGCCAGGTGCTGGCCCAGGGCCACACGGTCGGCACGCACACCTGGTCACATGTCAACCTGAACAGCAAGAAGATGACCGAGCAACAGGTCAAGGACGAGGTCGAGAAGGGCTTCAGCGCAGTGAGATTCGCGCTCGGCACCAACCCGGCGCCGTTCTTCCGCTTCCCGCAGCTTCAGCACAATCCGGCGATGGTGACCTATTTCGGCACCCGCAACGTCGCGATGTTCTCGACCGACATCGACTCCTTCGACTTCAGGAAGGGCGCCACGCCGGAGAAGATCGTCGAGACCGTGATGACCAGGCTGGACAAGCTCGGCAAGGGCATCATCCTGATGCACGACTTCCAGAAGCACACCGGCGAAGCCCTGCCGGCCCTGCTCGCGCGGCTCAAGGCCGGCGGTTACAAGGTGGTGCAGATGAAGGCCAAGACGACCTTCCAGACGCTGCCGGAATATGACGAGGCGTTGCTGAAAGACCTGAAGGTGCCGACTTCGAGCGCACGTCCGATCGGAAGCGTGGTGCAGACGGTTTCGCAATAA